Proteins encoded by one window of Capra hircus breed San Clemente chromosome 8, ASM170441v1, whole genome shotgun sequence:
- the KCNV2 gene encoding potassium voltage-gated channel subfamily V member 2, with product MLKQTERRRSWGYRSWNTTEGEDATQEAGSQPHRRSICSVGGRSGSQASIPPWTEGNYNYYIEEDEDGEEEEELWKDESAEEDRQPGEAATTDRAEGGGADTPLVSTTLNVNVGGHSYHLDYTELACYPKTRLGRLATSTSRSRQLGLCDDYEVQTDEYFFDRDPEVFQLIYNFYSSGVLLVRDELCPRSFLEELGYWGVRLKYTPRCCRICFEERRDDLSEQLKIQRELRAQAQAEEAEELFQDMRFYGAQRRRLWNLMEKPFSSVAAKAIGVASSLFVLISVVALALNTVEEMEQQPERGEGGGNPRPFLEHVETLCMAFFTLEFLLRLASTPDLRRFARSALNLVDLVAILPLYLQLLLECFTSEDQLHVKGSPREHDLETMGRVGKVGQVLRVMRLLRIFRILKLARHSTGLRAFGFTLRQCYQQVGCLMLFITMGILTFAAAVYSVEHDVQGTNFTSIPHAWWWAAVSISTVGYGDMYPETHLGRLFAFLCIAFGIILNGMPISILYNKFSDYYSKLKAYEYTAIRRERGDVEFLQRARRKIAECLAGSNPQATPRLNN from the exons ATGCTGAAACAGACTGAGAGGAGACGGTCCTGGGGTTACAGGTCCTGGAATACTACAGAGGGTGAAGACGCGACCCAGGAGGCAGGGAGTCAACCCCACCGCAGGAGCATCTGCTCCGTGGGGGGCCGCTCGGGTTCCCAGGCCAGCATCCCACCGTGGACCGAGGGCAACTATAACTACTACATCGAGGAGGATGAggatggggaagaggaggaggagctgtGGAAGGACGAGTCGGCTGAGGAGGACCGACAGCCAGGGGAGGCCGCCACCACCGACCGAGCGGAAGGCGGCGGCGCCGACACTCCACTCGTGTCCACCACGCTGAACGTGAACGTGGGCGGCCACAGCTACCACCTGGACTACACGGAGCTGGCCTGCTACCCCAAGACGCGCCTCGGCCGCCTGGCCACATCCACCAGCCGCAGCCGCCAGCTGGGCTTGTGCGACGATTACGAGGTGCAAACGGACGAATACTTCTTCGACCGCGACCCTGAAGTATTCCAGCTCATCTACAACTTCTACTCATCCGGGGTACTGCTGGTGCGCGACGAGCTGTGCCCGCgcagcttcctggaggagctggGCTACTGGGGCGTGCGTCTCAAGTACACGCCGCGCTGCTGCCGCATCTGCTTCGAAGAGCGGCGCGACGACCTGAGCGAGCAACTCAAGATCCAGCGCGAGCTGCGCGCCCAGGCGCAGGCAGAGGAGGCGGAGGAGCTCTTCCAGGACATGCGCTTCTATGGGGCGCAGCGGCGCCGCCTCTGGAACCTGATGGAGAAGCCCTTCTCATCGGTGGCCGCCAAGGCCATTGGGGTGGCTTCCAGCCTCTTCGTGCTCATCTCCGTCGTGGCGCTGGCACTCAACACGGTGGAAGAGATGGAGCAGCAGCCGGAGCGCGGCGAGGGCGGCGGCAACCCGCGGCCCTTTCTGGAGCACGTGGAGACACTCTGCATGGCCTTCTTCACGCTCGAGTTCCTGCTGCGCCTGGCCTCCACGCCCGACCTGCGGCGCTTTGCGCGGAGCGCCCTCAACCTGGTGGATCTGGTGGCCATCCTGCCGCTCTACCTGCAGCTGCTGCTCGAGTGCTTCACCAGCGAGGACCAGCTGCACGTCAAGGGCTCGCCGCGGGAGCACGACCTTGAGACGATGGGCCGCGTGGGCAAGGTGGGCCAGGTTCTGCGCGTCATGCGCCTCCTTCGCATCTTCCGCATCCTCAAGCTGGCGCGCCACTCCACAGGTCTGCGCGCCTTTGGCTTCACGCTGCGCCAGTGCTACCAGCAGGTGGGCTGCCTCATGCTCTTCATCACCATGGGCATCCTCACCTTCGCCGCCGCCGTCTACTCCGTGGAGCACGACGTGCAGGGGACCAACTTCACCAGCATCCCGCACGCCTGGTGGTGGGCCGCG GTGAGCATCTCCACTGTGGGCTATGGAGACATGTACCCCGAGACCCACCTGGGCAGGCTCTTCGCCTTCCTCTGCATTGCTTTTGGAATCATCCTCAATGGAATGCCCATATCCATCCTCTACAACAAATTCTCTGATTACTACAGCAAGCTCAAGGCTTACGAGTACACGGCCATACGAAGGGAGAGGGGGGATGTGGAGTTCTTGCAAAGAGCCAGAAGGAAGATAGCAGAGTGCTTGGCTGGAAGCAACCCACAGGCCACCCCAAGGctaaataattaa